In Promicromonospora sp. Populi, one genomic interval encodes:
- a CDS encoding N-acetylmuramoyl-L-alanine amidase, whose translation MGRTIILGVAPAMMLGGTLAPAATAQTLEHSLEPESASAPVAPQDSVLPDTGTTAAEVQTVAVAAAPATEQVTDVTEAAPVLAAQGPTVADGELVLDTTDTAGRIAGEVAAPEGFQTVGVRWPAAVDAAMPELQVRALAADGTWGGWTHLERSSDVPDGKQTEFISAPVHVGEALAVQVATVDAAATVPEGVELSLVSSDQVRTAAATTSGAVAATSVAAAAVDGPTIITRAEWGAAPPRAIPECPPEGEIGAPGVSWGAADGLDAAAVHHTVNPNDYTTVAEAMQLIRNDQAYHQETNGWCDIGYNFLVDKWGNIYEGAQGSIDAPIIGAHTGGFNTRTVGVSMVGTYTTEAPSAAQMDSVANIIGYRLSRYSVDPDESATFTSAGLTAGGRYPAGQQVVLPRVFGHRDTHQTECPGILAYPQLVSIQDRAAEYAEQYVAEKYTNLVQAAYLDSLGREATAAEIAAWEYKVSVQGAGVLADGLENSDKYRTARIVSAYEGTLGYTPSSAQVSTHLTAIKNRTRTVDGIEPFLLGNPVYYSHVGGTDTAYVTALYLHILGRTPTAAQLDHWTTRLPTLGRPAVVKQLWDNPQAVRARVVATYQHYLGVTPTSAQVEVWVGRITSGQSPAALRRAIMVTGKYLAYADSRY comes from the coding sequence GTGGGTAGGACGATCATCCTCGGCGTGGCGCCGGCGATGATGCTCGGGGGCACGCTCGCCCCGGCGGCGACGGCGCAGACCCTGGAGCACTCGCTAGAGCCCGAGAGCGCCTCGGCCCCGGTGGCCCCGCAGGACTCCGTGCTCCCCGACACCGGGACGACAGCGGCTGAGGTCCAGACCGTCGCCGTCGCCGCGGCTCCCGCGACCGAGCAGGTCACAGACGTCACGGAGGCGGCCCCTGTCTTGGCCGCCCAGGGCCCGACGGTCGCCGACGGCGAGCTGGTGCTGGACACCACCGACACCGCCGGACGCATCGCGGGTGAGGTCGCGGCCCCCGAGGGCTTCCAGACCGTCGGCGTGCGCTGGCCCGCTGCGGTCGACGCCGCGATGCCCGAGCTGCAGGTGAGAGCCCTGGCCGCGGACGGCACCTGGGGTGGCTGGACGCACCTGGAAAGGTCCAGCGACGTGCCGGACGGCAAGCAGACGGAGTTCATCTCGGCCCCCGTCCACGTGGGCGAGGCGCTGGCGGTCCAGGTCGCCACCGTCGACGCGGCGGCGACCGTCCCGGAGGGCGTCGAGCTCTCGCTCGTGTCCTCTGACCAGGTCCGGACGGCGGCCGCGACGACGTCGGGCGCGGTCGCGGCGACGTCGGTCGCGGCGGCGGCCGTGGACGGGCCGACGATCATCACGCGCGCCGAGTGGGGCGCCGCCCCGCCGCGCGCCATCCCCGAGTGCCCGCCGGAGGGCGAGATCGGCGCGCCAGGCGTGAGCTGGGGTGCGGCGGACGGGCTCGACGCCGCCGCCGTGCACCACACGGTGAACCCCAACGACTACACGACGGTCGCCGAGGCCATGCAGCTCATCCGCAACGACCAGGCGTACCACCAGGAAACCAACGGCTGGTGCGACATCGGCTACAACTTCCTGGTCGACAAGTGGGGCAACATCTACGAGGGCGCCCAGGGCAGCATCGACGCCCCGATCATCGGTGCGCACACCGGTGGCTTCAACACGCGGACCGTCGGCGTCTCGATGGTCGGCACCTACACGACCGAGGCGCCGTCCGCGGCGCAGATGGACAGCGTCGCGAACATCATCGGCTACCGGCTGTCGCGGTACTCCGTCGACCCGGACGAGTCGGCGACGTTCACCTCGGCGGGCCTCACTGCCGGCGGTCGGTACCCCGCGGGTCAGCAGGTCGTGCTGCCCCGCGTCTTCGGGCACCGGGACACGCACCAGACCGAGTGCCCGGGTATCCTCGCCTACCCGCAGCTCGTCAGCATCCAGGATCGGGCAGCGGAGTACGCGGAGCAGTACGTCGCGGAGAAGTACACGAACCTCGTCCAGGCGGCCTACCTGGACAGCCTCGGGCGCGAGGCCACCGCCGCCGAGATCGCGGCCTGGGAGTACAAGGTCTCGGTGCAGGGCGCCGGGGTACTCGCCGACGGTCTCGAGAACTCGGACAAGTACCGCACGGCACGGATCGTCTCGGCCTACGAGGGCACGCTCGGTTACACACCGTCGTCCGCGCAGGTGTCCACCCACCTGACCGCCATCAAGAACAGGACGCGGACCGTCGACGGCATCGAGCCCTTCCTGCTCGGGAACCCCGTGTACTACAGCCACGTGGGCGGCACCGACACGGCGTACGTGACCGCGCTCTACCTGCACATCCTGGGCCGTACGCCGACGGCTGCCCAGCTCGACCACTGGACGACGCGGCTGCCCACCCTGGGTCGCCCGGCCGTCGTCAAGCAGCTCTGGGACAACCCGCAGGCGGTGCGGGCGCGGGTGGTGGCGACGTACCAGCACTACCTGGGCGTCACCCCGACCAGCGCCCAGGTGGAGGTCTGGGTGGGGCGGATCACCTCGGGCCAGAGCCCGGCGGCATTGCGCCGCGCCATCATGGTGACCGGCAAGTACCTCGCCTACGCCGACTCGCGGTACTGA
- the rhaI gene encoding L-rhamnose isomerase — MAASTRVEAARSALQQQTIELPSWAFGNSGTRFKVFGQPGVPRDPFEKIADAAQVHRYTGVAPRVSLHIPWDLVDDFAGLSRHAEDLGVRIGMINSNVFQDDDFMLGSLAHPDPRIRQKAVDHHKQCIDVMRATGSTDLKVWLSDGLNYPGQDSIRARQDRIAESLSKIYAALDDDQHLVLEYKLFEPAFYVTDVPDWGTALLHVLALGDRAKVVLDTGHHAPGTNIEFIVAQLLRQGRLGAFDFNSRFYADDDLMVGAADPFQLFRIMHEIVSAGAHAPDSGVNFMLDQCHNIEPKIPAQIRSVMNVQEATAKALLVDVEALTAAQLSGDVLGAHAVLMDAYNTDVRPLVAQVRETLGLAPDPITAFKASGYAEKIADERVGGAQAGWGA; from the coding sequence ATGGCGGCATCCACCCGTGTCGAGGCGGCCAGGTCCGCGCTCCAGCAGCAGACGATCGAGCTGCCGTCGTGGGCGTTCGGCAACTCGGGCACGAGGTTCAAGGTCTTCGGCCAGCCGGGTGTGCCGCGTGACCCGTTCGAGAAGATCGCCGACGCCGCCCAGGTGCACCGGTACACCGGCGTCGCGCCGCGTGTCAGCCTGCACATCCCCTGGGACCTCGTCGACGACTTCGCCGGTCTCTCGCGGCACGCCGAGGACCTGGGCGTGCGGATCGGCATGATCAACTCGAACGTCTTCCAGGACGACGACTTCATGCTGGGCTCGCTCGCACACCCGGACCCCCGGATCCGCCAGAAGGCGGTGGACCACCACAAGCAGTGCATCGACGTCATGCGCGCCACGGGCTCCACCGACCTCAAGGTCTGGCTCTCGGACGGGCTCAACTACCCCGGCCAGGACTCGATCCGGGCGCGCCAGGACCGGATCGCCGAGTCGCTGAGCAAGATCTACGCCGCGCTCGACGACGACCAGCACCTGGTGCTCGAGTACAAGCTCTTCGAGCCCGCGTTCTACGTCACCGACGTCCCGGACTGGGGCACGGCCCTGCTGCACGTCCTCGCGCTGGGCGACCGGGCGAAGGTTGTGCTCGACACGGGCCACCACGCCCCCGGCACCAACATCGAGTTCATCGTGGCGCAGCTGCTGCGCCAGGGCCGGCTCGGCGCGTTCGACTTCAACAGCCGGTTCTACGCCGACGACGACCTCATGGTCGGCGCCGCGGACCCGTTCCAGCTCTTCCGGATCATGCACGAGATCGTGTCCGCCGGGGCCCACGCCCCGGACAGCGGGGTCAACTTCATGCTCGACCAGTGCCACAACATCGAGCCGAAGATCCCCGCCCAGATCCGGTCGGTCATGAACGTCCAGGAGGCGACGGCGAAGGCGCTGCTCGTCGACGTCGAGGCGCTCACCGCCGCGCAGCTTTCCGGCGACGTGCTCGGCGCACACGCCGTGCTCATGGACGCGTACAACACGGACGTGCGCCCGCTCGTCGCGCAGGTGCGCGAGACCCTGGGCCTGGCCCCGGACCCGATCACCGCCTTCAAGGCGTCGGGTTATGCCGAGAAGATCGCCGACGAACGCGTCGGTGGCGCGCAGGCGGGATGGGGAGCATGA
- a CDS encoding bifunctional aldolase/short-chain dehydrogenase has product MTDVVQELVERSNRLGADPRNTNYAGGNTSAKGIATDPVTGDPVELLWVKGSGGDLGTLRPEGLAVLRLDRMRALTDVYPGEGREDEMVAAFDYCLHGKGGAAPSIDTAMHGLIDAVHVDHLHPDSGIAVAAAADGAALTREIFGDEVVWVPWRRPGFQLGLDIAAIEAENPQAVGCILGGHGITAWGDTSAEAEERSLGIIRRAEEFIAARAAARDTHPFGVVRQGYEPLPDDERRARAAALAPVIRGLASFDAPQVGHFTDSEPVLDFLARERLVALAALGTSCPDHFLRTKVKPLVVDVPPSAGVEEIVAALRAAHEAYRADYAAYYERGAAAARARGEEPPAMRGADPAIVLVPGVGLFSYGRNKQTARVAGEFYVNAINVMRGAETISTYAPIAEEEKFRIEYWALEEAKLARMPTPKPLATRVALVTGAASGIGKAIATRLAAEGACVVVADLDAGKAAAVAAELGSSDVAIGVAMDVSSEAAVRAGVREAVLAFGGVDLVVNNAGLSLSRSLFDTTEADWDLQHNVMAKGSFLVSREAARVLVDQGLGGDIVYISSKNSVFAGPNNIAYSATKADQAHQVRLLAAELGAHGIRVNGVNPDGVVRGSGIFAGGWGAQRAAVYGVLEAELGEFYAQRTLLKREVLPENVAAAVFALCTADFSHTTGLHVPVDAGVAAAFLR; this is encoded by the coding sequence ATGACCGACGTCGTTCAGGAGCTGGTGGAACGGTCGAACCGGCTCGGTGCCGACCCAAGGAACACCAACTACGCGGGCGGCAACACGTCCGCGAAGGGGATCGCTACCGATCCCGTGACGGGCGATCCCGTGGAGCTGCTGTGGGTCAAGGGCTCGGGTGGCGACCTCGGCACGCTGCGACCCGAGGGCCTGGCCGTGCTCCGGCTCGACCGCATGCGGGCCCTCACGGACGTCTACCCGGGCGAGGGGCGCGAGGACGAGATGGTCGCCGCGTTCGACTACTGCCTGCACGGCAAGGGCGGCGCGGCGCCGTCGATCGACACGGCGATGCACGGCCTGATCGACGCCGTCCACGTGGACCACCTGCACCCCGACTCGGGGATCGCGGTGGCCGCTGCGGCCGACGGCGCGGCGCTCACCCGGGAGATCTTCGGCGACGAGGTCGTGTGGGTGCCGTGGCGCCGCCCCGGCTTCCAGCTCGGCCTCGACATCGCGGCCATCGAGGCCGAGAACCCGCAGGCGGTCGGCTGCATCCTCGGCGGGCACGGCATCACCGCCTGGGGTGACACGTCGGCGGAGGCGGAGGAGCGGTCGCTCGGGATCATCCGGCGGGCGGAAGAGTTCATCGCGGCCCGTGCCGCGGCCCGGGACACCCACCCGTTCGGCGTCGTGCGGCAGGGCTACGAGCCTTTGCCCGACGACGAGCGGCGGGCTCGTGCGGCGGCGCTCGCGCCGGTGATCCGGGGCCTGGCGAGCTTCGACGCCCCGCAGGTCGGCCACTTCACCGACTCCGAGCCGGTGCTGGACTTCCTGGCTCGTGAGCGCCTGGTGGCGCTCGCCGCGCTCGGCACGTCGTGCCCCGACCACTTCCTCCGCACCAAGGTGAAGCCGCTGGTGGTCGACGTCCCGCCGTCGGCCGGGGTGGAGGAGATCGTGGCCGCGCTACGCGCGGCGCACGAGGCGTACCGCGCGGACTACGCGGCCTACTACGAGCGCGGCGCGGCGGCCGCGCGGGCCCGCGGTGAGGAGCCGCCGGCGATGCGCGGCGCCGATCCGGCGATCGTCCTGGTCCCGGGGGTCGGTCTGTTCTCGTACGGGCGGAACAAGCAGACGGCCCGTGTGGCCGGCGAGTTCTACGTGAACGCGATCAACGTGATGCGGGGCGCGGAGACCATCTCCACGTACGCACCCATCGCGGAGGAGGAGAAGTTCCGCATCGAGTACTGGGCCCTGGAGGAGGCGAAGCTCGCGCGGATGCCCACGCCAAAGCCGCTGGCGACGCGGGTGGCCCTGGTGACCGGGGCGGCGTCGGGCATCGGCAAGGCGATAGCGACGCGGCTGGCGGCCGAGGGGGCGTGCGTGGTGGTCGCCGACCTGGACGCCGGGAAGGCCGCTGCGGTGGCGGCGGAGCTCGGCTCGTCCGACGTCGCGATCGGGGTGGCGATGGACGTTTCCTCCGAGGCGGCGGTGCGGGCCGGGGTGCGGGAGGCCGTGCTGGCGTTCGGCGGGGTTGACCTCGTGGTGAACAACGCCGGCCTGTCCCTGTCCCGGTCGCTGTTCGACACCACCGAGGCCGACTGGGACCTGCAGCACAACGTCATGGCCAAGGGGTCGTTCCTGGTTTCACGTGAAGCGGCGCGGGTGCTGGTGGACCAGGGCCTGGGCGGCGACATCGTCTACATCTCCTCGAAGAACTCCGTGTTCGCCGGGCCCAACAACATCGCCTACTCCGCTACCAAGGCCGACCAGGCGCACCAGGTGCGGCTCCTGGCCGCCGAGCTCGGCGCGCACGGGATCCGAGTGAACGGCGTGAACCCCGACGGGGTGGTGCGCGGGTCCGGCATCTTCGCCGGCGGGTGGGGCGCGCAGCGCGCCGCCGTCTACGGCGTGCTGGAGGCGGAGCTCGGCGAGTTCTACGCGCAGCGCACCCTGCTCAAGCGCGAGGTGCTGCCCGAGAACGTCGCGGCCGCCGTGTTCGCGCTGTGCACCGCCGACTTCTCGCACACCACCGGTCTGCACGTGCCCGTCGACGCGGGCGTGGCGGCGGCGTTCCTGCGGTGA
- a CDS encoding rhamnulokinase family protein, whose protein sequence is MSPAFVAVDLGATSGRVMLGVVHGSTGPERGPRSGPTPAGGPRIELVECARFPNGPRRDAAGALRWDVRALWRAVLDGLRSAADVAHERGAEIRGIGVDSWAVDHALLDAAGDLVADPFSYRDPRTDGVPDEVYRRTPFADHYAVNGLQHLPFTTEFQLVAGRADPDWARARHVLLIPDLITYWLTGRRVAEVTNASTTGLLDARSRTWSADLLDRLAAHYPALARLRGRLPELVEPGAVVGPILPEVREATGLGEVPVLAVASHDTASAVAATPLGEVAVPLGDAATPLGEAGRPSGGVGAYISSGTWSLVGLELPAPVLTAASRAANFTNELGLDGTVRYLRNVMGLWVLDECVRAWASDDGAPVDLSGLLTAAAGEPGGRCLIDVDGDEFLAPGDMPRRVADAAARLGAGLPATRPALVRVILDSLAAASARAISEASSLAGVVVAAVHVVGGGSRNELLCRLTADATGLPVIAGPVEATALGNVLVQARAAGVVPGRDGGVADLAALRDVVRASSTLRRYDPTP, encoded by the coding sequence ATGAGTCCCGCGTTCGTCGCAGTTGATCTGGGGGCGACCAGTGGGCGCGTGATGCTCGGGGTCGTCCACGGGTCTACTGGGCCGGAGCGGGGGCCGCGCTCGGGGCCGACGCCGGCGGGTGGCCCGCGGATCGAGCTCGTCGAGTGCGCGCGGTTTCCAAACGGACCCCGGCGGGACGCCGCCGGCGCGCTCCGGTGGGACGTGCGCGCGCTGTGGCGGGCAGTGCTGGACGGCCTGCGGTCCGCCGCCGACGTCGCACACGAGCGGGGCGCCGAGATCCGCGGCATCGGCGTCGACTCGTGGGCCGTCGACCACGCCCTCCTCGATGCGGCCGGCGACCTCGTCGCGGACCCGTTCAGCTACCGCGACCCGCGCACGGACGGAGTTCCCGACGAGGTGTACCGGCGTACCCCGTTCGCCGACCACTACGCGGTCAACGGGCTGCAGCACCTGCCGTTCACCACGGAGTTCCAGCTCGTCGCGGGGCGTGCAGACCCGGACTGGGCGCGGGCCCGGCACGTGCTGCTGATCCCCGACCTGATCACGTACTGGCTCACGGGCCGCCGCGTCGCCGAGGTGACCAACGCGTCCACGACGGGGCTGCTCGACGCGCGCTCGCGCACCTGGTCGGCCGACCTCCTGGACCGGCTCGCGGCGCACTACCCCGCGCTCGCCCGGCTCCGCGGCCGGCTGCCGGAGCTGGTCGAGCCGGGCGCCGTCGTCGGACCGATCCTCCCGGAAGTACGGGAGGCGACCGGGCTGGGCGAGGTGCCGGTGCTCGCGGTCGCCTCGCACGACACGGCCTCCGCCGTGGCGGCGACCCCGCTCGGGGAGGTGGCCGTTCCGCTCGGGGACGCGGCGACCCCGCTCGGGGAGGCGGGCAGGCCGAGCGGGGGCGTCGGGGCGTACATCTCCTCAGGTACCTGGTCGCTCGTCGGGCTGGAGCTGCCCGCCCCCGTGCTGACGGCGGCCAGTCGCGCGGCGAACTTCACCAACGAGCTCGGGCTCGACGGGACGGTGCGGTACCTGCGCAACGTGATGGGCCTGTGGGTGCTCGACGAGTGCGTCCGAGCCTGGGCGTCGGACGACGGCGCGCCCGTGGACCTGTCCGGCCTGCTCACCGCGGCCGCCGGCGAGCCCGGTGGCCGCTGCCTCATCGACGTCGACGGCGACGAGTTCCTCGCCCCGGGCGACATGCCGCGCCGGGTGGCCGACGCCGCGGCCCGCCTCGGAGCCGGCCTCCCCGCCACACGGCCGGCCCTGGTCCGCGTGATCCTCGACAGCCTCGCGGCGGCCTCCGCACGCGCGATCTCGGAGGCATCGTCGCTGGCAGGCGTGGTTGTGGCCGCCGTGCACGTCGTGGGCGGCGGCTCGCGGAACGAGCTGCTGTGCCGGCTCACGGCCGACGCGACGGGCCTGCCGGTCATCGCGGGCCCGGTCGAGGCCACCGCCCTCGGGAACGTGCTGGTCCAAGCGCGGGCCGCGGGTGTGGTGCCAGGGCGCGACGGCGGCGTCGCCGACCTGGCCGCGCTCCGTGATGTGGTGCGTGCGAGCAGCACCCTGCGCCGCTACGACCCGACGCCGTGA
- a CDS encoding RNA polymerase sigma factor — MGRGGAMTAAAELVGTDFASEVERTDAQLIALSMHEPEDFAAVYGRHARTVHRYAYRRVGPEHADDVVAETFVAAFRRRASYDLSLPDARPWLLGIATREIAQFRRAEETRYRATARLVTALPEDGLADLATTNVAARAAGSALGKALGGLRPGDRDVLLLWAWGDLSYEEIATTLDIKKGTVRSRLHRARKLVRAALPGGLWDEEEDGR, encoded by the coding sequence GTGGGACGGGGCGGCGCCATGACGGCGGCCGCGGAGCTGGTGGGTACCGACTTCGCATCCGAGGTGGAGCGGACCGACGCCCAGCTCATCGCGTTGTCCATGCACGAGCCGGAGGACTTCGCGGCCGTCTACGGGCGCCACGCGCGGACCGTCCATCGGTACGCGTACCGCCGCGTGGGTCCGGAGCACGCCGACGACGTGGTGGCGGAGACGTTCGTGGCGGCCTTCCGTCGTCGGGCCTCCTACGACCTGAGCCTGCCGGATGCCAGGCCGTGGCTGCTCGGGATCGCGACCAGGGAGATCGCCCAGTTCCGCCGGGCGGAGGAGACCCGGTACCGGGCCACGGCGCGGTTGGTGACGGCACTCCCCGAGGACGGTCTCGCCGATCTGGCGACGACCAACGTTGCCGCCCGGGCCGCCGGGAGCGCGCTCGGCAAGGCACTCGGCGGCCTGCGACCCGGCGACCGGGACGTGCTGCTGCTCTGGGCGTGGGGTGACCTCAGCTACGAGGAGATCGCCACGACTCTCGACATCAAGAAGGGCACGGTCCGGTCTCGGCTGCACCGGGCACGCAAGCTGGTCCGCGCGGCACTTCCGGGCGGACTCTGGGACGAAGAGGAGGACGGGCGATGA
- a CDS encoding CU044_5270 family protein has protein sequence MSTSTKGTGQEPGGSERDALQMTGLLLDPSEAELEAAFRSGQARLTSELGSSAAATDGQRQHSAGASLLRSVRAPGGRSGSADGRRPGDRRRTGGTRRPVVRAAVGLGLAATVAGGLLFAPTATLSMPWDDDGSAVVVPPASASAAEILQAAATRTVAAADDSWANIRPDQFLYTHSTGTTRYEIVGDEPQISLEEEESFIWSSVDGTQDGLSAGTFAEEPYHEYPLITCAGDGAERALAAGGDCSSEPGLNLDAPTDADAMYDYLRDQPPFEDEGPAASMFIRAGELLGYLTPRSQAAVFEALSRVDGLIVTPGVTDAVGRTGIAVGVELEYYRQDLIFDPETKDLLGVASFYPDGMADGYAIVERTIVDEVNQKP, from the coding sequence ATGAGCACGAGCACCAAGGGGACTGGGCAGGAGCCTGGCGGCAGCGAGCGGGACGCACTGCAGATGACCGGTTTGCTGCTCGACCCGTCGGAGGCGGAGCTGGAGGCCGCGTTCCGGTCGGGGCAGGCGCGGCTGACCTCGGAGCTGGGGTCGTCCGCCGCCGCGACGGACGGGCAGCGCCAGCACTCGGCCGGAGCCAGCCTGCTCCGGTCCGTGCGGGCTCCGGGCGGTCGGAGCGGGTCGGCCGACGGGCGGCGGCCGGGTGACCGGCGACGTACCGGGGGAACGCGGAGGCCCGTAGTGCGAGCCGCCGTCGGCCTGGGCCTCGCGGCCACCGTTGCGGGCGGCCTACTCTTCGCCCCCACGGCCACGCTCTCGATGCCGTGGGACGACGACGGCAGCGCGGTCGTGGTGCCGCCGGCCTCGGCCTCGGCGGCGGAGATCCTGCAGGCCGCCGCCACCCGGACGGTCGCCGCCGCGGACGACTCGTGGGCGAACATCCGGCCGGACCAGTTCCTGTACACGCACTCGACGGGGACCACCCGTTACGAGATCGTGGGCGATGAGCCCCAGATCAGCCTGGAAGAGGAGGAAAGCTTCATCTGGTCTTCGGTGGACGGGACTCAGGACGGCCTGTCCGCGGGGACGTTCGCCGAGGAGCCGTACCACGAGTACCCGCTCATCACCTGTGCGGGGGACGGGGCGGAACGGGCACTTGCGGCCGGCGGTGACTGCAGCTCAGAGCCGGGGCTCAACCTGGACGCACCCACCGACGCCGACGCGATGTACGACTACCTGCGAGACCAGCCGCCGTTTGAGGACGAAGGACCGGCAGCGTCGATGTTCATCAGAGCCGGCGAGCTGCTGGGCTACCTGACGCCGAGGTCGCAGGCGGCGGTCTTCGAGGCGCTGAGCCGGGTGGACGGGCTGATCGTGACTCCCGGCGTCACCGACGCCGTCGGGCGGACCGGCATCGCAGTCGGCGTCGAGCTGGAGTACTACCGGCAGGACCTCATCTTCGATCCGGAGACCAAGGACCTGCTCGGTGTTGCGTCCTTCTACCCCGACGGTATGGCGGACGGGTACGCGATCGTCGAACGGACCATCGTGGACGAGGTAAACCAGAAGCCCTGA
- a CDS encoding sugar phosphate isomerase/epimerase family protein produces the protein MSRASLNTATVKHASLAEACEAAATAGFGAVGPWRDVVQAVGAPQAARIIADAGLRASSLCRGGFLTAADDVGIRTALDDNRRAIEEAATIGTSELVFVVGGLVGSTPGGAPTSAVDRDLVATRGRVADRIADLVPFAAEHGVRIVLEPLHPIFAADRAVISTLAQALDLAAPFAPSEVGVVIDTYHVWWDPALRRSIARAGREDRIASYQVCDWVLPLAAEPLNSRGHVGDGYIDFATITGWVRDAGYVGDIETEIFNEQIWSRPPSETAKTVLDRYEQHIAPHL, from the coding sequence ATGAGCCGGGCCTCGCTGAACACAGCGACGGTGAAGCATGCCTCGCTCGCGGAGGCATGCGAGGCAGCGGCCACCGCGGGGTTCGGCGCGGTCGGCCCGTGGCGCGACGTCGTGCAGGCGGTCGGCGCCCCGCAGGCGGCACGCATCATCGCCGACGCCGGCCTGCGCGCGTCGTCCCTGTGCCGCGGCGGGTTCCTCACCGCAGCGGACGACGTCGGGATCCGCACAGCACTGGACGACAACCGGCGGGCGATCGAGGAGGCCGCGACGATCGGCACCTCGGAGCTGGTCTTTGTAGTCGGCGGGCTGGTGGGCTCCACTCCGGGCGGAGCCCCGACGTCGGCCGTGGACCGCGACCTCGTCGCCACGCGCGGCCGGGTCGCCGACCGGATCGCCGACCTGGTTCCGTTCGCCGCCGAGCACGGCGTGCGGATAGTGCTGGAGCCGCTGCACCCGATCTTCGCCGCCGACCGGGCGGTGATCTCCACGCTCGCGCAGGCGCTCGACCTGGCGGCGCCGTTCGCGCCGTCCGAGGTGGGGGTAGTCATCGACACCTACCACGTGTGGTGGGACCCGGCGCTGCGCAGGTCCATCGCACGGGCCGGACGCGAGGACCGGATCGCGTCGTACCAGGTGTGCGACTGGGTGCTCCCGCTCGCGGCGGAACCGCTGAACTCACGCGGGCACGTCGGCGACGGCTACATCGACTTCGCGACGATCACCGGTTGGGTACGCGATGCCGGCTACGTGGGCGACATCGAGACGGAGATCTTCAACGAGCAGATCTGGTCCCGCCCCCCGTCGGAGACCGCGAAGACGGTGCTGGACCGCTACGAGCAACACATCGCCCCTCACCTGTAG
- a CDS encoding dihydrodipicolinate synthase family protein gives MFDAEGRVSGSETLDLNTPGPWTTPSGPLTSRIAFAAAHVVPQVGAENVPGAPAVVDWDATLAYRHRIWAHGLGVADAMDTAQRGMGLDWAATQELVRRSAVEAASVGARIACGAGTDQLAPEVVAALEPGAAGLAAVTDAYREQVHVVQDAGAQVIVMASRALARVARGPEDYARVYDAVLAEADQPVILHWLGTMFDPTLAGYWGSSSVDDATATFLDLIRAHQPRIDGVKVSLLDAAHEVSLRRSLAALPPSDSGTKPRLYTGDDFNYPELIAGDEQGHSDALLGIFAAIYPAASMALQAFDAGAAGDPDGAARGHQILASTEALGRHIFAAPTYYYKTGIAFLSWLNGFQPGFSLVGGLHSGRSLRHLVELARLADGCGMLLDPDLAGVRLRAFLTTNGVSA, from the coding sequence GTGTTCGACGCCGAGGGCCGGGTTTCCGGATCGGAGACCCTAGATCTCAACACCCCCGGGCCATGGACGACGCCGTCAGGCCCGCTGACGAGCCGCATCGCCTTCGCGGCCGCCCACGTGGTGCCGCAGGTCGGGGCGGAGAACGTGCCGGGCGCGCCCGCCGTCGTCGACTGGGACGCGACGCTCGCCTACCGGCACCGGATCTGGGCGCACGGGCTGGGTGTGGCCGACGCGATGGACACCGCGCAGCGCGGCATGGGTCTGGACTGGGCCGCAACGCAGGAGCTGGTGCGGCGGTCGGCGGTCGAGGCGGCGTCCGTGGGCGCCCGCATCGCGTGCGGGGCGGGCACCGACCAGCTCGCGCCGGAGGTCGTGGCGGCCCTGGAGCCGGGCGCGGCCGGGCTCGCGGCGGTGACCGATGCCTACCGCGAACAGGTGCACGTGGTGCAGGACGCCGGGGCGCAGGTCATCGTCATGGCCTCGCGCGCGCTGGCGCGGGTCGCGCGCGGGCCCGAGGACTACGCCCGCGTGTACGACGCGGTGCTGGCAGAGGCCGACCAGCCCGTGATCCTGCACTGGCTGGGCACCATGTTCGACCCGACGCTGGCAGGCTATTGGGGATCGTCCTCGGTGGACGACGCGACGGCGACCTTCCTCGACCTGATCCGCGCGCACCAGCCCCGGATCGACGGCGTCAAGGTGTCGCTGCTCGACGCCGCCCACGAGGTGAGCCTGCGCCGGTCGCTGGCGGCGCTGCCGCCATCGGACAGCGGGACCAAGCCCAGGCTCTACACGGGCGACGACTTCAACTATCCGGAGCTCATCGCGGGCGACGAACAGGGCCACTCGGACGCACTGCTCGGCATCTTCGCCGCGATCTACCCGGCGGCCTCCATGGCGCTCCAGGCGTTCGACGCCGGGGCGGCGGGCGACCCCGACGGCGCTGCCCGTGGGCACCAGATCCTGGCCTCGACCGAGGCGCTGGGCCGGCACATCTTTGCCGCGCCCACCTACTACTACAAGACCGGGATCGCGTTCCTGTCCTGGCTCAACGGGTTCCAGCCCGGGTTCTCGCTGGTGGGCGGGCTGCACTCCGGGCGGTCGCTGCGGCACCTGGTCGAGCTGGCCCGCCTGGCCGACGGCTGCGGAATGCTGCTCGACCCGGACCTCGCGGGCGTGCGCCTGCGGGCCTTCCTGACGACGAACGGGGTGAGCGCATGA